TTAAAGCCAAACACACCGCCGCCGGTTTCGGCTGTCTGTTTGGATCAGATGAAGCCAAGGTAAGGATTCTCAATGTGTTGGCTCCCTTCGCTGAGAGGCAGGGGCAAGCCGGGTGGGTTTACTCGCTACCAGTGGACGGGGATCTATTCGAGAATGCTCAACTGCCTGATGCCTTGGCTTCAGAGCAGCAGGATGCGATAAGCTGGCTGCCGCAGACCGAGTGGAGCGCGAGCGAGCTTGCGCTGCCCATCGGCGAGCGCTTATTTGGTGTGCAGCCTGGCAAGCAGCTCTATGGTTGGACGAAGCTGAACCAAACCAGCTATCGGAGCGAGTTGTGTGTGTTTGAAGGCAGCTCGGCAGGTCCGCTAACTCTATGGGTGAATGGCTTGCAGGTGCTGGAAGTGACCGGGGAAGGGGACATCTTCCGAGCGGAAGTGATGTTGCAACCGGGCAAACATGATCTCGTTATCCGGAGCAGAAGCGGGAATCAAGCATGGGGTTGGACCATGAGTGCAAGTATAGCTGGAGAAACGATGCCTTTGGCTGCTCCTCTCAGGGTTCACGGTTCGGATAAATCGTGGTTGTACTTAGGACCACTAGATAATAAAGTGGAGTTGCGCTATACAGATTTAGTACGTACGGATCAGCTGTATGCGACTAGTTTGGATGCTGACGATATGGCTTATTGGCGGTTGGACCAGCCAGAAGCTTGGATTCGTCCTTATTATGAGAATGCCATGCTGAGCAATAAATGGACGGTCGGTAATGTGACCAATTATGCCCGCTGGGATTATCCGCTAGGGGTCACGATCTATGGCTTGCTGCAAGCAGGGCGCTTGCTTGAGCGACCGGATTTGATCCGTTATGCGCGTGATCATGTCCAAAGTTGTACCCGCATGTTCAACTACTCGCTGTGGGACCGTGAGCAGTATGGGTTTCCAGCGATTAACCAGCAGTTGGTCATGATGAAGATGCTGGACAACTGCGGTTCCTTTGGTTCAGCGATGTTGGAAGCTTACCAAGAGGAGCAGGATCCAGGTTTCTTGTTGATTGCAGAGCGGATCGCGGATTTCATCCTTCACCGGCTGGAACGGAAGGAAGACGGCGCCTTCTACCGCATTTGCCAAGGCGAATATGCGGAAAACACGATGTGGGCCGATGACTTGTACATGAGCACGCCGTTTCTATGCCGCTATGCCGGGATAACAGGCAGCCATGCAGCTTTGGATGAAGCCGCCAAACAGTTTCTTTTATTCCGCAAATACTTGTTCATGCCGGAACAGCGGATCATGTCCCATGTGTATGATTTCAAATATCAAATGGCAACCGGGATTCCATGGGGACGCGGAAATGGGTGGACACTGTTCTCATTGACAGAGGTGCTGGAGGTTCTGCCAAGTGATCATCCGGATCGTCCCGCACTGCTGGATTTCTTCAACGAACTGTGCAGCGGTTACGTGGAATTGCAGGCAGAGAGCGGCCTTTGGCATCAGGTACTCAATGATCCGGATGCCTATGAAGAAGCTTCTTGTACGGCGATGTTTACGTACAGTTTTGCGCGTGGCGTGCGTTTTGGTTGGTTGAAGCAGCCTGGGCGATATCTCGCATCGGCGTTGCTGGCATGGCACGGTTTAACCCGCAAGGCTATCGATGGTCAAGGGAACGTGCATGGCGTTTGCAGCGGATCGCGTTATGCGTTTAC
Above is a genomic segment from Paenibacillus sp. HWE-109 containing:
- a CDS encoding glycoside hydrolase family 88/105 protein, which produces MTTYFHDIESISARLGNDDRATLQVLADRYMGANPPIPFAFRTFYRSGILQNEHGLFDLNLGNRFPEARPGQYAYAYGLVWSDGERNLDVLLQCLGPIHLYLNDELAYRSNVIDEIKPDASVKLNFNFVKGWNRLFIKAKHTAAGFGCLFGSDEAKVRILNVLAPFAERQGQAGWVYSLPVDGDLFENAQLPDALASEQQDAISWLPQTEWSASELALPIGERLFGVQPGKQLYGWTKLNQTSYRSELCVFEGSSAGPLTLWVNGLQVLEVTGEGDIFRAEVMLQPGKHDLVIRSRSGNQAWGWTMSASIAGETMPLAAPLRVHGSDKSWLYLGPLDNKVELRYTDLVRTDQLYATSLDADDMAYWRLDQPEAWIRPYYENAMLSNKWTVGNVTNYARWDYPLGVTIYGLLQAGRLLERPDLIRYARDHVQSCTRMFNYSLWDREQYGFPAINQQLVMMKMLDNCGSFGSAMLEAYQEEQDPGFLLIAERIADFILHRLERKEDGAFYRICQGEYAENTMWADDLYMSTPFLCRYAGITGSHAALDEAAKQFLLFRKYLFMPEQRIMSHVYDFKYQMATGIPWGRGNGWTLFSLTEVLEVLPSDHPDRPALLDFFNELCSGYVELQAESGLWHQVLNDPDAYEEASCTAMFTYSFARGVRFGWLKQPGRYLASALLAWHGLTRKAIDGQGNVHGVCSGSRYAFTPDYYKKDLLTVTNDNHGVGIMMLAGAEVMKLKNWLGQQEQAVPRSVSADRTGH